Proteins from one Lacrimispora sphenoides genomic window:
- a CDS encoding carbohydrate ABC transporter permease produces MKVKSTNYKISRCLLYVVLIILTVVMLIPFAWMFSASLKLDKDVFIFPIQWIPENPRWQNYLDIWTKIPLMTFVLNTVKITLIVTFLQLLTSSFAAYAFAKLKFKYSNLLFMAYIATIAVPWQVYMVPQFMMMRKFGLNDSHLAIIFLQAFSAFGVFMMRQFYQGIPDELCEAARIDGMSEYQIYGRIMLPLSKPALSTLTIFTFVSTWNDFLGPLIYLKTEAKKTLQLGLKMFISQYSSEYGLIMAASVLSLIPVLIVFLSLQKYFVEGIAATGVKG; encoded by the coding sequence ATGAAAGTAAAAAGCACAAATTATAAAATCAGCAGATGCCTCCTCTATGTGGTTTTGATCATTCTGACAGTTGTTATGCTGATTCCATTTGCATGGATGTTCTCGGCTTCCTTAAAGCTGGATAAGGACGTATTTATTTTCCCGATCCAGTGGATACCGGAAAATCCAAGATGGCAGAATTATCTGGATATCTGGACAAAGATCCCGCTTATGACCTTTGTATTAAACACGGTGAAGATCACTTTGATCGTTACCTTTTTACAGCTATTGACCAGCAGCTTTGCTGCCTATGCATTTGCAAAGCTGAAATTCAAATACAGCAATCTCTTATTCATGGCTTACATCGCCACCATTGCGGTTCCATGGCAGGTATATATGGTTCCCCAGTTCATGATGATGAGAAAATTCGGGCTGAATGATTCCCATCTTGCGATCATTTTCCTTCAGGCGTTCTCTGCCTTCGGCGTATTCATGATGCGCCAGTTCTATCAGGGGATTCCCGATGAACTGTGCGAGGCTGCCAGGATCGACGGCATGAGCGAGTATCAGATTTATGGAAGGATCATGCTCCCATTGTCAAAGCCTGCGCTGTCAACCTTGACCATCTTTACCTTTGTAAGTACCTGGAACGACTTTTTAGGGCCCCTGATCTATCTGAAAACAGAAGCGAAAAAGACCCTGCAGTTAGGGCTTAAGATGTTTATCAGCCAGTACAGTTCCGAATATGGCCTGATCATGGCTGCATCGGTACTTTCCCTGATCCCGGTCCTCATCGTGTTCCTGTCCCTGCAGAAATACTTCGTAGAAGGCATTGCAGCAACCGGAGTGAAAGGATAA
- a CDS encoding response regulator transcription factor has protein sequence MIKLLIADDEPLVQIGLKSMINWADYGIEICGTAMNGQDALEMIAEYSPEIVITDIRMPIMNGLTLAKTCRETYGKIPLFIFLTSYEEFQLIKEAMTYEAVDYLIKLELNAKALEEAVKKTLSRLETIQVSMGYKDSGRPLLQSYYEKFFMRLLHNLFDSEEQFELQTRDLRLDFTETCYFTALCQIQEETSREMDYGKLMNLYNSALQMAKEIISRHLPAYVVSLDMKHFAVVFHLSDLAVYRTEAVFDAFRNVADMIRNYFNVSVLTGIGTPVSQPLKISESYQEARQAFGRAGTAQPIVMFTGNDTASIRNAFNISVFKSEITKAFNEFDTDVLYRTLTEIIQLFETHPLRFSQAADGACNILYLALSLLPDGEENMSEIFSSYSDGYRSIYRFTNVEQIAEWMTIFRDGLCEVLKSKRKTYKAHVITNVQKYIINHVSEKLTLNEVAGVFGLSPNYLSILFKKNCGTGFSEFIAQAKINRAKALLMEQDMKIYEAADQLGFESAFYFSKVFKKVTGLSPREFIQQNTVNPDENK, from the coding sequence ATGATAAAATTATTGATTGCAGATGATGAGCCATTGGTTCAGATCGGATTAAAATCCATGATAAACTGGGCGGATTACGGCATTGAGATCTGCGGCACTGCTATGAACGGGCAGGATGCCCTTGAAATGATCGCAGAATATTCACCGGAAATTGTCATTACCGACATCCGCATGCCAATTATGAACGGGCTTACCCTGGCAAAGACCTGCCGGGAAACCTACGGAAAGATCCCCCTGTTTATTTTTCTAACAAGCTACGAAGAATTCCAGCTCATCAAGGAGGCTATGACCTATGAGGCCGTAGACTACTTAATCAAGCTGGAATTAAATGCAAAGGCCCTGGAGGAAGCCGTAAAAAAGACCCTCTCCCGTCTGGAAACCATTCAGGTCTCCATGGGATATAAGGATTCAGGACGTCCCTTATTACAGAGCTATTATGAAAAATTTTTTATGCGGCTCCTGCATAACCTTTTTGACAGTGAGGAACAATTTGAGCTTCAGACCAGAGATTTAAGGCTGGACTTTACGGAAACCTGTTATTTTACCGCTCTTTGCCAGATCCAGGAAGAAACCAGCAGGGAAATGGATTATGGAAAACTCATGAACCTTTATAACAGCGCTTTGCAAATGGCAAAGGAAATTATCAGCAGGCATCTTCCCGCCTATGTGGTAAGTCTTGATATGAAGCACTTTGCAGTGGTATTTCACCTCTCCGATTTGGCAGTTTATAGAACAGAAGCTGTTTTTGATGCATTTCGCAATGTGGCAGATATGATCCGGAATTATTTTAACGTTTCGGTTCTCACGGGAATCGGAACTCCGGTCAGCCAGCCCTTAAAAATCAGCGAATCCTACCAGGAAGCCCGCCAGGCATTTGGACGGGCCGGTACCGCACAACCCATCGTGATGTTCACCGGCAATGATACAGCCTCGATCCGCAATGCTTTTAACATCTCCGTATTTAAAAGCGAGATAACCAAGGCCTTTAATGAGTTTGATACGGATGTTTTATACCGTACTCTGACCGAAATCATCCAGCTGTTTGAAACACATCCCCTTCGGTTTTCCCAGGCCGCAGACGGAGCCTGCAACATTCTTTACTTAGCGCTTTCCCTTCTTCCCGACGGAGAAGAAAATATGTCAGAGATCTTTTCTTCCTACAGTGACGGGTACCGCTCCATATATCGTTTTACCAATGTGGAACAGATCGCCGAGTGGATGACGATTTTCCGGGACGGCCTTTGTGAAGTGCTGAAATCCAAACGAAAAACCTACAAAGCTCATGTTATAACCAATGTACAAAAGTACATCATTAACCATGTATCAGAAAAACTCACCTTAAACGAAGTGGCCGGAGTATTCGGCTTAAGTCCCAATTATTTAAGCATCCTGTTTAAGAAAAACTGCGGGACCGGCTTTTCAGAATTCATTGCCCAGGCTAAGATCAACCGGGCCAAGGCCCTCCTTATGGAGCAGGATATGAAAATCTATGAGGCCGCTGATCAGCTTGGCTTTGAGAGCGCCTTTTATTTCAGTAAAGTTTTTAAAAAAGTCACCGGGCTTTCTCCCCGTGAATTTATACAGCAAAATACCGTCAACCCTGACGAAAACAAATAA
- a CDS encoding ABC transporter substrate-binding protein codes for MKKRTLSIVLACAMAAASLAGCGGGSKETTAASTEGAAADATKASEAAGGQTTLKWSVWDIGLTTYYQPLIDAFEKEHPDVKIEMVDLGSTDYQTVLATELTGSGSDFDVVTIKDVPGYMTLVNKGVLEPLDSYIQSSDVDLTQYKGLTDQITVDGKLYQLPFRNDFWVIFYNKDIFDKAGVAYPTNDMTFEQYDALARSLTVDTPGQEVYGAHYHTWRSAVQLFGVLDGKNTILDGKYEFLKPYYEMILGEQEDGVSQDYATLKTSGLHYSGAFAQGNVAMMNMGTWFISTLMDKVRTGEYTDCTNWGIAKYPHADGVEPGSTLATITSLGIPAKAPHKDLAWEFINFVSGKEGAEILASTGTIPAVMNNTVADLVSSADGFPKDDGTSVEALNTSNLYLEMPVNAKNSEIETVLNEAHDAIMTGGMSVDEGIAQMNEKVSAILAK; via the coding sequence ATGAAAAAAAGAACACTGAGTATTGTTCTGGCCTGTGCTATGGCAGCAGCCAGTCTGGCCGGATGCGGCGGCGGTTCCAAGGAAACCACGGCAGCTTCCACAGAAGGTGCTGCAGCGGATGCTACGAAAGCCTCAGAGGCAGCAGGAGGGCAGACTACATTAAAATGGTCCGTATGGGATATCGGCTTAACAACCTATTACCAGCCTCTCATCGATGCTTTTGAAAAGGAGCATCCGGATGTGAAGATAGAAATGGTTGATTTAGGGTCCACCGATTATCAGACGGTTCTGGCAACAGAGCTTACCGGAAGCGGTTCTGACTTTGACGTAGTTACCATAAAGGATGTTCCTGGCTATATGACGCTTGTGAACAAAGGTGTTTTAGAACCCCTGGACAGCTATATCCAGTCTTCAGATGTTGATCTGACACAGTACAAAGGCCTTACCGATCAGATTACGGTTGACGGAAAATTATATCAGCTTCCGTTCCGCAATGATTTCTGGGTGATATTCTATAATAAAGATATCTTTGACAAAGCAGGCGTTGCTTATCCAACCAATGATATGACATTTGAACAGTATGACGCTCTGGCAAGAAGCCTGACCGTAGACACTCCCGGACAGGAGGTTTATGGCGCTCATTACCATACATGGAGATCCGCCGTACAGCTTTTCGGCGTTCTGGATGGAAAGAACACCATTCTGGATGGAAAATACGAATTCTTAAAACCGTATTATGAAATGATTCTTGGAGAGCAGGAAGACGGAGTAAGCCAGGACTATGCTACTTTAAAGACTAGCGGCTTACATTATTCCGGCGCATTTGCCCAGGGAAATGTAGCTATGATGAACATGGGTACATGGTTTATCTCTACCTTAATGGATAAGGTACGTACCGGCGAGTACACAGACTGCACCAATTGGGGCATTGCTAAATATCCACACGCAGATGGAGTAGAACCAGGCTCCACCCTTGCGACCATAACCTCTTTAGGAATTCCGGCCAAAGCTCCTCATAAGGATCTTGCCTGGGAATTTATTAACTTCGTAAGCGGAAAAGAAGGTGCGGAAATCCTTGCATCTACCGGCACGATCCCAGCCGTTATGAACAACACGGTTGCTGATCTGGTATCCAGTGCAGACGGATTCCCTAAGGATGACGGAACCAGCGTAGAAGCTCTTAACACCTCTAACTTATACTTAGAGATGCCTGTAAATGCAAAGAACTCCGAAATTGAGACTGTATTAAACGAAGCCCATGATGCGATCATGACAGGCGGCATGTCCGTAGATGAAGGCATTGCCCAGATGAATGAAAAGGTAAGTGCAATTCTGGCTAAGTAA
- a CDS encoding glycoside hydrolase family 88 protein, with amino-acid sequence METLLKEKKELTEAKCLGAMDFAVKQVKDNLKEFTDSFKKAYSEDGFYHPTPNVNWTTGFWTGQIWLAYEWSKTDELKKAGQIQAKSFLDRIDRKVEVDHHDMGFLYTPSCVAAYKLVGDETAKDAAIKAADQLISRFQPVGEFIQAWGPMNQRENYRFIIDCLLNLPLLYWATEETGDQKYREIAEKHIHTAIANVIREDYSTWHTFFMNMETGKPDHGATCQGYKDGSAWARGQAWGIYGCALAYRYTKRPEYIEDFKHVTGYFLDHLPSDLVPYWDLEFGEGSEEPRDSSSASIAACGMLEMAKYMDESDAVCYVSIAKKIMESVVEHYAVKDLQESNGLVLHSTYSKKSPYNTCTPEGVDECNIWGDYFYMEALTRLSKDWNPYW; translated from the coding sequence ATGGAGACTTTGCTTAAAGAAAAAAAGGAACTCACAGAGGCAAAGTGCCTGGGGGCCATGGATTTCGCTGTAAAACAGGTGAAGGATAATTTAAAAGAATTTACGGATTCCTTTAAAAAAGCATACAGCGAGGATGGATTCTATCATCCAACTCCCAATGTAAACTGGACCACTGGCTTCTGGACCGGACAGATATGGCTGGCTTATGAGTGGAGCAAGACAGACGAACTGAAAAAGGCCGGACAGATCCAGGCGAAAAGCTTTTTAGACCGGATCGACCGCAAGGTGGAAGTGGATCATCATGATATGGGGTTTTTGTATACCCCTTCCTGTGTGGCTGCCTATAAACTGGTGGGTGATGAAACCGCAAAGGATGCGGCAATCAAGGCGGCAGACCAGCTGATCAGCCGTTTTCAGCCGGTGGGTGAGTTTATTCAGGCTTGGGGTCCCATGAACCAGCGGGAAAATTACCGCTTTATCATTGACTGCTTATTAAACCTCCCTTTATTATACTGGGCCACGGAAGAAACCGGAGACCAGAAATACCGCGAGATAGCAGAAAAACACATCCATACTGCCATTGCAAATGTTATAAGGGAGGACTATTCCACCTGGCATACGTTTTTCATGAACATGGAGACAGGGAAGCCGGATCATGGGGCCACCTGCCAGGGATATAAGGATGGCTCTGCCTGGGCCAGAGGACAGGCCTGGGGAATCTATGGATGCGCCCTTGCTTACCGGTATACAAAGCGGCCGGAATACATTGAAGATTTCAAGCATGTGACCGGATATTTCTTAGACCACCTTCCTTCGGATCTGGTACCTTACTGGGATTTGGAATTTGGCGAAGGCTCTGAGGAGCCGAGGGATTCTTCCTCAGCTTCCATTGCAGCCTGCGGAATGCTTGAAATGGCAAAGTATATGGATGAGTCTGACGCCGTCTGCTACGTATCCATAGCAAAAAAGATCATGGAGTCCGTTGTGGAACATTATGCGGTTAAGGATTTACAGGAATCCAATGGACTGGTGCTTCACAGCACGTATTCCAAGAAATCTCCTTACAATACCTGCACACCGGAAGGTGTGGATGAGTGCAACATCTGGGGAGATTATTTCTACATGGAGGCCTTAACCAGGCTGTCTAAGGATTGGAATCCATATTGGTAA
- a CDS encoding carbohydrate ABC transporter permease, producing the protein MAKTITEAQKQEKIAELNKKRDALSLLLRETEGTRKREVLIAKIETIDEKIKKVRTGERFTRQEKRDMVAYSFIAPNFIGFAVFTLGPIIFAFILAFMKWDGNSPLEFAGLKNFIDMLGSARFHSSFINTIVYCIATVPLTLACALGLAVVLNQKVMGRNFFRTVGFFPYVASLVAVAAVWNMLFSPQKSGPINMILYHLGVNAKSLPKWSADPHWVMFTIVLFSVWKNMGYYMVIYLAGLQGINGELYEAAGLDGCNSWQRFRYITWPQLQPTTFFVTIILTINCFKVYDIVYMLAGGSNGIVSSQAMVLVYHIYEEAFRNWNLGYASAVAMVLFLMVLAITLVQFRGEKKYAN; encoded by the coding sequence ATGGCGAAGACAATAACAGAAGCGCAAAAACAGGAAAAAATCGCAGAGTTAAATAAGAAACGGGATGCTTTAAGCCTTTTATTGAGAGAGACTGAAGGAACCCGTAAGCGGGAAGTCCTGATTGCGAAAATCGAGACAATAGATGAGAAAATAAAAAAGGTGCGGACAGGGGAACGGTTCACACGTCAGGAAAAGAGGGATATGGTTGCATACTCCTTCATCGCCCCCAACTTTATCGGATTTGCAGTATTTACACTTGGCCCCATTATTTTTGCTTTTATTCTGGCATTTATGAAATGGGATGGCAACAGCCCCTTGGAATTTGCCGGACTTAAGAACTTCATTGATATGCTTGGAAGTGCCAGATTCCATTCGTCCTTTATCAATACCATTGTATACTGTATTGCAACGGTTCCTCTGACACTGGCCTGTGCCTTAGGACTGGCCGTGGTCTTAAACCAGAAAGTAATGGGAAGAAATTTCTTCCGTACGGTGGGATTCTTCCCCTATGTGGCGTCTTTAGTAGCGGTGGCAGCCGTATGGAATATGCTGTTCAGCCCCCAGAAAAGCGGTCCCATAAACATGATTCTTTATCATCTGGGCGTCAATGCAAAAAGTCTTCCAAAGTGGTCCGCGGATCCTCACTGGGTGATGTTTACCATTGTACTGTTCAGCGTCTGGAAAAATATGGGCTACTACATGGTTATCTATCTGGCCGGACTGCAGGGAATCAATGGAGAGCTTTATGAGGCGGCAGGCCTTGACGGCTGCAATTCCTGGCAAAGGTTCCGGTATATCACATGGCCCCAGCTTCAGCCTACCACCTTCTTTGTTACCATCATTCTGACCATCAACTGCTTTAAGGTTTACGACATCGTTTACATGCTGGCAGGCGGTTCCAACGGAATTGTAAGTTCCCAGGCAATGGTTCTGGTTTACCACATTTACGAAGAGGCGTTCCGCAACTGGAATTTAGGTTATGCAAGTGCGGTAGCAATGGTGCTGTTCTTAATGGTTCTTGCCATCACGCTGGTTCAGTTCCGCGGCGAGAAGAAATATGCAAACTAG
- a CDS encoding sensor histidine kinase yields MVLTAAITLLITILTTTVCFSVFQSFLRKNQIQSAEFSLQVVSNNISADMKDIIYFSKWCCSNSAVLDYLEAFKDQPKLPTATRDFDNLRPMALSSHSRLKEEYYNTRSNEYMSRVIVSSSNENNYLQIAALANYSSSYAARIIKNEPFFETLYRSDDFLWLGLVKDPFSNISMDQFIPIVRPVSNKFNSEVIGWTYVEISSRIFTDYLASYPLPEDSILFITIGDKIYGFNSNGLKEMEMPYINPEKLAGNDSLSKGTRVLSVTMNDGKKRTLVERPIEGMAGWSLSQVLSEQQLGQQKNLYTLLILAICLTIVSLGILLAFLLNKIIMDPIHRLSSKIHDISTGDFSRDTAIEWNHELGEVGKGINNMSENINTLMEKRVTDEKQKKDLEYQILQSQINPHFLYNTLNSIKWMATIQNADGIADMTTALARLLKNVSKGTTSMIPLREELDLVKDYFLIQKYRYGGSVTIEYFIETEDLYNCEIHRFTLQPIIENALFHGIEPAKTAGKITVSARSINLGLKKALKIDITDNGIGMSKDTIDKVLHEKADSQNKTEFFRQVGISNVNRRIQYDFGPEYGITIDSCPGSFTTMTILIPYALYTENQTAER; encoded by the coding sequence ATGGTACTGACGGCAGCCATTACGCTGCTCATCACCATTCTGACTACAACTGTCTGTTTCTCAGTTTTCCAGTCCTTCTTAAGAAAAAACCAGATCCAGTCTGCGGAATTCAGCCTTCAGGTCGTAAGCAACAACATTAGTGCTGATATGAAGGATATTATCTATTTCAGCAAATGGTGCTGTTCCAACAGTGCCGTACTGGATTATCTGGAAGCGTTTAAAGACCAGCCAAAGCTTCCTACCGCCACCAGGGACTTTGATAATCTGCGCCCTATGGCCCTTTCCTCCCACAGCCGTTTAAAGGAAGAATATTACAATACCAGGTCCAATGAATACATGTCCCGGGTCATTGTTTCTTCTTCCAATGAAAACAATTACCTTCAAATAGCGGCTTTGGCAAACTACTCCTCCTCCTATGCAGCCAGGATCATTAAAAACGAACCATTCTTTGAAACACTTTACAGATCCGATGATTTTCTCTGGCTCGGCCTGGTAAAAGATCCATTTTCCAATATAAGCATGGACCAATTTATTCCCATCGTACGTCCGGTTTCCAACAAATTTAATTCTGAAGTCATTGGCTGGACTTATGTGGAAATTTCCTCCCGGATCTTCACCGATTATCTGGCCTCCTATCCTCTTCCAGAGGACAGTATTCTATTTATTACCATTGGAGATAAAATCTATGGTTTTAATTCAAACGGCTTAAAGGAAATGGAAATGCCCTACATCAATCCTGAAAAGCTGGCCGGAAACGACTCTCTCTCCAAAGGAACCAGAGTTCTCTCCGTTACCATGAACGATGGAAAAAAACGCACCCTGGTGGAACGTCCCATCGAGGGTATGGCCGGCTGGAGTTTATCCCAGGTACTTTCTGAGCAGCAGCTTGGCCAGCAGAAAAACTTATACACCCTTTTAATCCTGGCAATCTGCCTTACCATTGTCTCTTTGGGCATACTCCTCGCCTTCCTGTTAAACAAGATTATCATGGACCCCATTCACAGGCTCAGCAGTAAAATTCATGATATCTCAACCGGGGATTTTTCCAGGGATACGGCCATTGAGTGGAATCATGAGCTGGGAGAAGTCGGTAAGGGAATCAATAATATGTCAGAAAACATTAACACCCTGATGGAAAAACGGGTAACGGATGAAAAACAGAAAAAGGATTTGGAATACCAGATTCTGCAAAGCCAGATCAATCCCCACTTCCTATATAATACATTAAATTCCATCAAGTGGATGGCAACCATTCAGAATGCAGACGGAATTGCAGATATGACCACAGCCCTGGCCAGGCTCCTTAAAAATGTTTCAAAAGGTACCACTTCCATGATTCCCTTAAGGGAAGAGCTGGATCTGGTAAAGGATTATTTCCTGATCCAGAAATATCGCTACGGCGGAAGTGTCACCATCGAATATTTCATTGAGACAGAGGATCTATACAATTGTGAAATTCACCGTTTTACCCTCCAGCCCATCATTGAAAATGCTCTGTTCCACGGAATAGAGCCTGCGAAAACAGCTGGAAAGATCACTGTTTCAGCCCGTAGCATAAATCTGGGTCTCAAAAAAGCACTTAAAATAGATATAACCGATAACGGCATAGGAATGTCCAAAGATACCATTGATAAGGTTCTCCATGAGAAGGCCGACAGCCAGAACAAAACAGAATTTTTCCGGCAAGTTGGGATCAGCAACGTAAACAGGCGCATCCAATATGATTTTGGCCCGGAATATGGAATCACCATTGACAGCTGTCCTGGTAGCTTCACTACCATGACCATTTTAATACCTTATGCCCTTTATACAGAAAATCAAACAGCCGAAAGGTAA
- a CDS encoding glycoside hydrolase family 2 protein yields the protein METIKNFVDNIHNEAYKDSYASPCLGTNSYVFPGGRTERSMDGAWNFSVDMYDNCLRAKWFLEQEVNSEGLRVPLDYGFDDWEEIQVPGVWNLAKPEYFYYEGPAVYSRRFSFKDSSKGHVFLRFGAVSYEARIFLNGKFLGVHKGGSTPFCVEVTEDLKEDNRLIVVADNTRRQDQIPSENTDWFLYGGIYRSVSLLCVPQTYIKEMKVSLADREKKEISVSVTLGGFEDFEEGEAVFSIPELQVEEAVPLGADGRGQLTLEISGLSLWSPESPKLYEVFLNLRSGGKTLDQVKDRVGFRTVETRGREILLNGSPVFLRGVCLHEETENHGKAVTKEDIRQAFDWAKKMNCNFLRLAHYPHTEWVSELADEAGLLLWEEIPVYWWIDFANPRTLEDGKNQLTEMMNRDYNRASVIIWSVGNENPDTDERYHFMKELAETAKEFDSSRLVSAACLVDAVNLRISDRLEKHLDVIGFNEYYGWYDPDYEKLADILEGSKPEKPVVISEFGGDGYLASSAEGGKVRGSEEEQKEIYKKQVEMFGKIDYIQGTAPWILFDYRTPKRLGKYQKGYNIKGLVTADRMREKPAFLIMKEYYEEVRKREQTDGDFA from the coding sequence ATGGAAACAATAAAAAATTTCGTGGATAACATCCATAACGAGGCTTATAAGGACAGCTACGCCTCCCCCTGCCTGGGGACCAATTCCTATGTGTTTCCAGGCGGCAGGACAGAGCGGTCCATGGACGGAGCCTGGAACTTTTCCGTCGATATGTATGATAACTGCTTAAGGGCCAAATGGTTTCTGGAGCAGGAGGTGAATTCAGAGGGGCTTAGGGTTCCTCTGGATTATGGCTTTGACGACTGGGAGGAGATCCAGGTACCGGGAGTATGGAACCTTGCGAAGCCGGAATATTTTTATTATGAGGGACCGGCGGTATACAGCCGCCGGTTCTCTTTTAAGGATTCTTCCAAAGGGCATGTGTTCTTGCGGTTTGGTGCAGTATCCTATGAGGCCAGGATCTTTTTAAACGGAAAATTCCTTGGTGTCCATAAAGGGGGTTCAACCCCATTTTGTGTTGAAGTTACAGAAGACTTAAAAGAGGATAACAGGCTGATCGTGGTTGCTGACAACACCAGACGGCAGGATCAGATACCAAGTGAGAATACGGACTGGTTTTTATACGGGGGCATATACCGGAGTGTATCTCTTCTTTGCGTACCTCAGACTTATATTAAGGAGATGAAGGTATCCCTTGCAGATCGGGAAAAAAAGGAAATCAGTGTATCCGTGACTCTTGGAGGTTTTGAGGACTTTGAGGAAGGGGAAGCAGTTTTCTCCATACCAGAGCTTCAGGTGGAAGAAGCGGTTCCCCTGGGAGCAGATGGACGGGGACAGCTGACACTGGAAATCAGCGGACTTTCTCTGTGGAGCCCGGAAAGTCCTAAGCTGTATGAGGTTTTCCTGAATCTTCGTTCCGGCGGTAAAACTCTGGATCAGGTGAAAGACCGTGTGGGCTTTCGTACCGTGGAAACCAGAGGCAGAGAAATTCTTTTAAATGGATCGCCGGTTTTCCTTCGGGGTGTCTGCCTTCATGAGGAGACAGAGAACCATGGAAAGGCGGTTACGAAGGAGGACATCCGTCAGGCATTTGACTGGGCAAAAAAGATGAACTGCAATTTCCTCCGTCTGGCTCATTATCCTCATACGGAGTGGGTTTCGGAACTGGCAGATGAGGCGGGCCTTCTTCTATGGGAAGAAATTCCGGTTTACTGGTGGATCGATTTTGCAAATCCCCGGACCTTAGAGGATGGTAAAAACCAGCTGACCGAGATGATGAACCGGGATTATAACCGGGCCAGTGTGATTATCTGGTCCGTAGGAAATGAAAATCCTGATACCGATGAGCGCTACCACTTTATGAAGGAGTTAGCAGAAACAGCAAAGGAATTCGATTCCAGCCGCCTGGTATCCGCCGCTTGTCTGGTGGATGCGGTGAACTTAAGGATCTCCGACAGACTGGAAAAGCATTTGGATGTCATTGGATTTAATGAATACTATGGCTGGTATGATCCGGATTACGAAAAGCTGGCTGATATTTTAGAAGGGTCTAAGCCCGAGAAACCAGTTGTTATCAGCGAATTCGGAGGGGACGGTTATCTGGCTTCCAGTGCAGAGGGCGGCAAGGTACGGGGCTCTGAGGAAGAACAGAAGGAAATTTATAAAAAGCAGGTTGAAATGTTTGGAAAGATCGATTATATTCAGGGTACTGCGCCCTGGATTCTATTTGATTACCGGACGCCGAAACGGCTTGGAAAGTATCAAAAGGGATACAACATCAAGGGTCTTGTAACAGCGGACCGGATGCGGGAGAAGCCTGCCTTTTTAATCATGAAGGAATATTACGAGGAGGTAAGAAAACGTGAACAGACAGATGGAGACTTTGCTTAA